CCGCGGACGACAGCGTTAGGagcaatggcttttttttttttttagccattaaACGTACTCCAAAGAAAGAAGACCAACGATGTGTGTTGGACAACTGCATGCTTCGCGTCAAGTTAGTTGTTGGGTTTAAAACACTGACGAGAATTCGTTCGGGGGCGGTCGTTAGGCCACTTGGGTGACGGGTGGCGGTGAAAGAAGGGCAGACAGCGTGgaaaccccctcccctcccccccccccaactccccTGGACCCACCCCATCGCATAGGGGGGAAATAGTCacttaagaaaataaaatacaatgtaaaaatatttgctttGCATCTGATACTGCTTTTGCACTGCATTGGGGGACTAAAGATTCAAGGAATTTGTCTAttcatgcttttttaaaattttattattttattttgcagcaAGGGTAAGGGTTTAGCAATTGTTAGGGTTTCAGTGGAAGGTGTCGCTTTCaaagtttgatttttaaaatcaggTTTGTAGCCAGGGTTTTGGTTTCTATCCTGTGTTAGGGTTTttagtttgggtttcaaatcatgGTTCCCAACCGCCCCCTGTTTTGTACGGTTAGGAACATTTCTTGACATAaagaatttgaaaatatatagtCGCTAAATTCAAGTTCAAGAATAATTTTTAATTGGTGCTCTCGAGCTTGGGCAAGTTACACACATCCACACCCAACTTCCTGTGTGCCCCACCAACccttaagacaaaaaaaaaaaaaaaaaagtcatttgataTAGCTGATATTTAGCAATAAGTAAATGCCACGTCCCCCCCATtgataaaatgcaatttttgtgCGTTTAAACTGACTTTTTCTTGGCAGATCAAGTCCCAGCAGGCGGACGTGATGCGCATCTTGGACAGCAAAAGCATCCAGTACGAGCTGGTCGACATCTCTGTCGGCGGCGAGCTGCGCGACGAGATGCGCAGCAAAGTGGGGAACCCGGCGGCCGTCCCGCCGCAACTCTTCAACGAGGACCAGTACTGCGGGGTGAGGAACCGTccgctgctgttgttgttcacCTGCAACGTGAAAGTGTATTTTCCCCAAGGGAAATCGGGTGACGTGAATTAAGATCCAAATGTTTCAGTAGATCAATAACAGTTCAGAACATAGGctcgaattctctcgcggctgctcgattcccatgttcctccgcgtaactgatagcttgcagtataaactgtgcttcgtaagcgtgtctcttcataggtgccattttcgggggtccttagccaaaccgatgttgttttgcccAATGcgcataccggcgctatatacctactggtggcgtgcctttagcgtcctcgttcacgcgcacccttccccctttaacgtccgcctttcctcgaaataagcagcgtgtcggcaggaaatgcgcccagtcagtcaagcggagctttacagattttggaactcggtgcgcacacaaggcgcgccgcattaaaGGCGtccccccgtccattttggggaaaatgtaagacttttaagtgcgccttatggtcgtggaaACATGGTATTTGCtaataacaataaagtttattagtttgaagattaaatatcctgtctttgtattggattcaattaaatgtaggttggacatgatttgcaaatcattgtattctgtttttatttatgtttaacacaacgtcccaacttcattggaattggggttgtcgtgACTTTTAGGAGAGTGTCGATTATTTGCGAAGATTTGTTATTTGCAGTCAGGATCGGTTCCTATCTCATGCAACTGAACTGCCGGGGTCTACTTTAGTCGAGACCCTTATG
This is a stretch of genomic DNA from Phycodurus eques isolate BA_2022a chromosome 20, UOR_Pequ_1.1, whole genome shotgun sequence. It encodes these proteins:
- the sh3bgrl3 gene encoding SH3 domain-binding glutamic acid-rich-like protein 3 — its product is MAIKLYYTTVTASRTIKSQQADVMRILDSKSIQYELVDISVGGELRDEMRSKVGNPAAVPPQLFNEDQYCGDYEMFSEAVEADTVDQFLKLA